One Ornithorhynchus anatinus isolate Pmale09 chromosome 2, mOrnAna1.pri.v4, whole genome shotgun sequence DNA segment encodes these proteins:
- the DEXI gene encoding dexamethasone-induced protein isoform X2, translated as MPGPSVSAQLNVLGGPPPPAPPPPPPSMFSVGLFFVNVLILYYAFLLEYIVLNVGLVFLPDDVDRALLDLGVLSDPASSLYDADGELDVFDGYLE; from the coding sequence ATGCCCGGCCCGTCCGTGTCGGCGCAGCTGAACGTCCTGGgcgggccgccgccccccgcgccgccgccgccgccgccctctatGTTCTCCGTCGGCCTCTTCTTCGTCAACGTCCTCATCCTCTACTACGCCTTCCTGCTGGAGTACATCGTGCTCAACGTGGGGCTCGTCTTCCTGCCCGACGACGTGGACCGGGCCCTGCTCGACCTGGGCGTCCTCTCCGACCCGGCCTCCTCCCTCTACGACGCGGACGGCGAGCTGGACGTCTTCGATGGCTACTTGGAGTAG
- the DEXI gene encoding dexamethasone-induced protein isoform X1: MPGPSVSAQLNVLGGPPPPAPPPPPPSMFSVGLFFVNVLILYYAFLLEYIVLNVGLVFLPDDVDRALLDLGVLSDPASSLYDADGELDVFDGYLESAPLTACVAAEQLIRKEWPRMPRPKGNEAERTKQNKQTLRRNWSRRLLHRFLVVGGG, translated from the exons ATGCCCGGCCCGTCCGTGTCGGCGCAGCTGAACGTCCTGGgcgggccgccgccccccgcgccgccgccgccgccgccctctatGTTCTCCGTCGGCCTCTTCTTCGTCAACGTCCTCATCCTCTACTACGCCTTCCTGCTGGAGTACATCGTGCTCAACGTGGGGCTCGTCTTCCTGCCCGACGACGTGGACCGGGCCCTGCTCGACCTGGGCGTCCTCTCCGACCCGGCCTCCTCCCTCTACGACGCGGACGGCGAGCTGGACGTCTTCGATGGCTACTTGGA ATCTGCACCCTTGACTGCGTGTGTGGCGGCGGAACAGCTCATCAGAAAAGAGTGGCCCCGGATGCCCCGGCCGAAAGGGAATGAAGCTGaaagaacgaaacaaaacaaacagacccTAAGAAGAAATTGGAGTCGCCGCCTTCTGCACAGATTCCTCGTCGTCGGTGGTGGTTAG